The Gemmata palustris genome includes a region encoding these proteins:
- a CDS encoding prenyltransferase/squalene oxidase repeat-containing protein, whose amino-acid sequence MLSVLLLVTIPLPDLTPRAPSPKDVRAAVEAALPQLKKGATGHIEQKTCFACHNQTPPMLAFSTATGRGFTVPPALVKAQAEHISSFLETNRERFKDGRGTGGQVDTAAAALFTLELAGHKPDENTAAVVEFLLKTQSDRDHWHASGNRPPSEASDFSTTYLAIRGLKFWGPPANADKQKVAKRTDAARAWLVKTPAKDTEDRVFRLLALQESGADAKEVAAAAWELQGTQRADGGWAQLDGGRSDAYATGSALVALHWAGGLKTDSPAYRAGLAHLLKVQRADGTWFVKSRSKPFQPYYESGFPYEKDQFIAITASGWATTALVLALEKK is encoded by the coding sequence ATGCTCTCCGTACTGCTCCTCGTTACGATCCCGCTCCCCGATCTTACCCCACGAGCGCCCAGCCCAAAAGACGTGCGCGCTGCGGTCGAAGCCGCGCTGCCCCAACTGAAAAAAGGCGCGACCGGGCACATCGAGCAAAAGACGTGCTTCGCGTGCCACAATCAGACACCGCCAATGCTGGCGTTCTCCACCGCGACCGGGCGCGGGTTCACCGTTCCGCCCGCACTGGTGAAGGCACAAGCGGAGCACATTTCGAGTTTCCTCGAAACGAACCGCGAGCGGTTCAAGGACGGGCGCGGGACCGGCGGGCAGGTGGACACGGCCGCGGCCGCGCTCTTCACGCTCGAACTCGCGGGGCACAAGCCGGACGAGAACACCGCAGCGGTGGTCGAGTTCCTCCTCAAAACGCAGTCCGATCGCGACCACTGGCACGCGAGCGGCAACCGCCCTCCGAGCGAAGCAAGTGACTTCAGCACGACCTACCTTGCGATACGAGGACTGAAGTTCTGGGGACCGCCGGCGAACGCGGACAAGCAAAAGGTCGCGAAGCGCACCGACGCGGCCCGCGCGTGGCTCGTGAAAACACCCGCGAAAGACACGGAAGATCGCGTGTTCCGCTTGCTCGCCCTCCAGGAATCCGGCGCAGACGCGAAAGAGGTAGCCGCCGCCGCGTGGGAATTGCAGGGCACGCAGCGCGCGGACGGTGGTTGGGCGCAGCTCGACGGCGGGCGCAGCGACGCCTACGCGACGGGTTCGGCACTGGTCGCGCTTCACTGGGCCGGTGGATTGAAGACCGATTCGCCCGCGTACCGAGCGGGGTTGGCTCACTTGCTGAAAGTGCAGCGCGCGGATGGGACGTGGTTCGTGAAGTCGCGCAGCAAGCCGTTTCAGCCGTACTACGAGAGCGGCTTCCCCTACGAAAAGGACCAGTTTATCGCAATTACCGCGAGCGGATGGGCAACGACTGCGCTTGTGCTGGCGTTGGAGAAGAAGTGA
- a CDS encoding DUF1559 family PulG-like putative transporter — translation MNRRVTIIGAVLLVLVVAALAVPFIMKARLQANVVGSQNNLRELALFAAHHTEPNPKNDARKLLTEIPAGTIALYGTPPEDRLSWVVGVLPSMDQRRVNSEQLLSAIDRTKPWSADANQRAGRTRLVVLLCPENTPEVPPDAAAITCYVGISGRGANSATLPVDSPHAGAMRYDTPTPFDRTVDGLSQTLLFAETRNEVGPWLRGGPSTLRGLDDAPGARPLIGADGQFGGYFPGTAAFAMCDGSVRTFTTGVDPRVLYGLSTVAGKGTDPVPGE, via the coding sequence ATGAATCGTCGGGTCACTATCATCGGCGCCGTGCTGCTCGTACTCGTTGTAGCGGCCCTGGCGGTCCCGTTCATCATGAAGGCGCGGCTCCAGGCGAACGTGGTGGGGTCGCAGAACAATTTGCGGGAACTCGCCCTCTTCGCCGCGCACCACACCGAACCGAACCCGAAGAACGACGCGCGCAAGCTCCTCACGGAAATCCCCGCCGGCACTATTGCGCTGTACGGCACGCCACCGGAAGACCGGCTCAGTTGGGTAGTGGGCGTGCTCCCGAGCATGGACCAGCGGAGGGTGAACTCGGAGCAACTCCTGAGTGCCATCGACCGCACGAAGCCGTGGAGCGCGGACGCGAACCAACGCGCCGGGCGCACGCGACTCGTGGTCCTGCTGTGCCCCGAGAACACGCCCGAAGTACCGCCCGATGCGGCTGCGATCACCTGTTACGTGGGGATTAGTGGCCGCGGAGCGAATTCCGCGACTCTTCCCGTGGATTCGCCGCACGCCGGTGCGATGCGGTACGACACCCCTACCCCCTTTGATCGCACTGTTGACGGGCTCAGCCAAACCCTACTGTTCGCCGAAACGCGAAACGAGGTCGGCCCGTGGCTCCGCGGCGGCCCCTCGACACTGCGCGGACTGGATGATGCGCCCGGCGCGCGGCCGCTCATTGGTGCTGACGGGCAGTTCGGGGGTTATTTCCCGGGCACCGCCGCCTTCGCCATGTGCGACGGGAGCGTGCGAACGTTCACCACGGGCGTTGACCCGCGCGTGCTGTACGGCCTGAGCACCGTCGCCGGCAAAGGTACCGACCCCGTGCCGGGAGAGTGA
- a CDS encoding 3-keto-disaccharide hydrolase yields the protein MQSRCLSRSLMTVALCAAGAVAVLADPAARAADDEWVQLFNGKDFTGWKIPNPPGGQFKGVKETKNEAGKVIAFAGVEKDKKDGTPGKEVTLWQIKDGLIVGGGPASHIFTEIEADNFHYRVEAKINDKGNSGQYFRTKFEPGFPAGYEAQINATHGDQIRTGSLYPDGRTKLGEFRKEICVMKDAPHKADEFFTQEVIADGNHITIIVNGKKTVDFKDPNNTYTKGHFALQGHDPGSVMTFKKVEYKPIKK from the coding sequence ATGCAATCCCGATGCCTCTCCCGCTCGCTGATGACGGTCGCGCTGTGCGCGGCCGGCGCCGTTGCGGTTCTCGCTGATCCCGCCGCCCGCGCCGCGGACGACGAATGGGTGCAACTGTTCAACGGTAAAGACTTTACCGGCTGGAAGATCCCCAACCCCCCGGGCGGCCAGTTCAAGGGTGTGAAGGAGACGAAGAACGAGGCCGGGAAGGTGATCGCCTTCGCCGGTGTCGAGAAGGACAAGAAGGACGGCACCCCGGGTAAGGAAGTGACTCTCTGGCAAATTAAGGACGGGCTGATCGTGGGTGGCGGGCCGGCCAGCCACATCTTCACCGAAATCGAGGCCGACAACTTCCACTACCGCGTCGAGGCGAAGATCAACGATAAGGGTAACAGCGGTCAATACTTCCGCACGAAGTTCGAGCCGGGCTTCCCGGCCGGCTACGAGGCCCAAATCAACGCGACGCACGGCGACCAGATCCGCACCGGCAGCCTGTACCCGGACGGCCGCACGAAGCTCGGCGAGTTCCGAAAGGAAATTTGCGTGATGAAGGACGCCCCGCACAAGGCCGACGAGTTCTTCACGCAAGAAGTGATCGCCGACGGCAACCACATCACGATCATCGTGAACGGCAAGAAGACGGTGGACTTCAAAGACCCAAACAACACCTACACGAAGGGTCACTTCGCGCTCCAGGGCCACGACCCGGGTAGCGTGATGACGTTCAAGAAGGTCGAGTACAAGCCGATCAAGAAGTGA
- the rsmH gene encoding 16S rRNA (cytosine(1402)-N(4))-methyltransferase RsmH has protein sequence MSDEQPKKKKKRPFWRKRVRRSTSEGEHKPVMLAEVLAALNPQPGQTIVDCTLGFAGHSLELLQRVSPDGLLIATDLDAGNIEPARAKLEAAGGLFALHHSNFAGLPTVLAIEGVSQVDGVLADLGMSSMQVDDRTRGFSFMRDGPLDMRMDRTRGRTAADLLATLSKDELAACFSEFGDEPQAEAIADAIVAQREVKPIERTKELRELIESAAPVRVDRSPGAPPERKQLLGPATRVFQSLRILANRELANLQQLLRVLPTILKPGGVAAIISFHSGEDRLVKAAFRDGLRAGVYEAVSPDAIRSTFEERRANPRSRSAKLRVAKMKA, from the coding sequence ATGTCCGACGAGCAACCCAAGAAAAAGAAGAAGCGCCCGTTCTGGCGGAAGCGCGTCCGGCGCTCCACCTCGGAGGGCGAGCACAAACCGGTCATGCTCGCGGAAGTGCTCGCTGCGCTGAACCCGCAACCGGGGCAAACGATAGTCGATTGCACGCTCGGGTTCGCGGGCCACTCGCTCGAACTGCTCCAGCGCGTCTCCCCCGACGGGTTACTCATCGCCACCGACCTTGATGCGGGGAACATCGAACCGGCCCGCGCGAAGCTCGAAGCCGCCGGCGGACTGTTCGCGCTGCACCACTCCAATTTCGCGGGCTTACCTACGGTTCTCGCGATTGAGGGCGTGTCGCAAGTCGACGGCGTGCTCGCGGACCTCGGCATGTCGAGCATGCAGGTGGACGACCGCACCCGCGGGTTCTCGTTCATGCGCGACGGCCCGCTCGACATGCGGATGGACCGCACCCGCGGGCGCACCGCGGCCGATTTGCTCGCGACGCTCTCGAAAGACGAACTCGCCGCGTGCTTCAGTGAATTCGGCGACGAACCACAAGCGGAAGCCATTGCCGACGCGATCGTGGCGCAGCGTGAAGTGAAGCCGATCGAGCGAACGAAGGAGCTGCGAGAACTGATTGAAAGCGCTGCGCCCGTGCGTGTGGACCGCAGCCCGGGCGCGCCGCCCGAGCGGAAACAGCTACTCGGCCCGGCGACGCGGGTCTTCCAATCGCTCCGCATCCTCGCGAACCGCGAACTCGCGAACCTTCAACAACTGCTGCGCGTGCTGCCGACCATCCTGAAGCCGGGCGGGGTGGCGGCGATCATCAGCTTCCACAGTGGCGAAGACCGGCTCGTGAAAGCGGCGTTCCGTGACGGGCTGCGGGCGGGCGTGTACGAAGCCGTCAGCCCGGACGCGATCCGCTCGACGTTCGAGGAGCGCCGGGCGAACCCGCGCTCGCGGTCGGCGAAGTTGCGTGTGGCGAAGATGAAGGCGTGA
- a CDS encoding STAS domain-containing protein, whose protein sequence is MSKKPAFTSQFEFTPDNRAVVIALIGKLDPVAVDELHPQIQEVYRAGLRRFVFDLTNLEFAGSLGLRLLVGLQNQVRGEGAVTVCNPTDEVLSMLTLTKLTQVLPNYPNRDEALAGTGG, encoded by the coding sequence ATGTCGAAGAAGCCGGCGTTTACCAGCCAGTTCGAGTTCACTCCCGACAACCGCGCGGTGGTGATCGCGCTCATCGGCAAGCTGGACCCGGTCGCGGTGGATGAACTGCACCCGCAGATTCAAGAAGTGTACCGCGCGGGGCTGCGCCGGTTCGTGTTCGATTTGACCAATTTGGAATTCGCCGGGAGCCTCGGCCTCCGACTATTGGTCGGGTTGCAGAACCAAGTGCGCGGTGAGGGCGCGGTCACGGTGTGCAACCCGACCGACGAGGTGCTCTCGATGTTGACGCTGACCAAGCTGACGCAGGTGCTCCCGAACTACCCCAACCGCGACGAGGCACTCGCGGGCACGGGCGGGTGA
- a CDS encoding DUF6677 family protein, whose product MASSPTNDPPLPPVKLDPLAGLLSYFIPGLGQIYQGRVGKGLLFFGGLYLLFFYGMWMGQWRNVWLPETDDLPAVAFAGTDLPGVAKAVSYRPQFLGQFWIGAAAWPGVYQHIAFDKAKDEGPIFGKFQRMPDEKELNDLQRNGNKRWDLGWVYTVIAGVLNLLVIYDAFAGPMFREASPEWVGDESEDAYTAAPRPTVPVVPPPPPPAPAHSFKPPAPPVEAPVHSAPPAPPTAQGGA is encoded by the coding sequence ATGGCGTCTTCGCCGACGAACGATCCACCGCTCCCGCCGGTCAAACTCGACCCGCTCGCCGGTCTGCTCAGCTACTTCATCCCCGGACTCGGCCAGATCTACCAGGGGCGCGTGGGAAAGGGGCTCCTGTTCTTCGGCGGGCTGTACCTGCTCTTCTTCTACGGCATGTGGATGGGCCAGTGGCGGAACGTGTGGCTGCCCGAAACCGATGACCTGCCCGCGGTCGCGTTCGCGGGGACCGACCTCCCCGGTGTGGCCAAAGCCGTTTCTTACCGTCCGCAGTTCCTCGGCCAGTTCTGGATCGGCGCCGCCGCGTGGCCCGGAGTGTACCAGCACATCGCGTTCGACAAGGCGAAGGACGAAGGGCCGATCTTCGGGAAGTTCCAGCGGATGCCCGACGAAAAGGAACTGAACGACCTTCAGCGCAACGGTAACAAGCGGTGGGACTTGGGCTGGGTGTACACGGTGATCGCGGGCGTTCTGAACTTGCTCGTGATCTACGACGCCTTCGCCGGGCCGATGTTCCGCGAGGCCTCCCCGGAATGGGTCGGGGACGAAAGCGAGGACGCCTACACTGCGGCCCCTCGGCCCACAGTACCCGTCGTTCCGCCCCCTCCACCTCCAGCGCCCGCGCACTCGTTCAAGCCGCCCGCGCCCCCGGTCGAGGCTCCCGTCCACTCCGCGCCTCCCGCTCCGCCCACCGCACAAGGAGGCGCGTAA
- a CDS encoding serine hydrolase: protein MRWTFATAVLIVPFAHVRADEPKPEAADAVIADALKAFQVPGAALVVVRGDQTIVLKGYGHRSLDTKAPVTPDTSFPLASCTKQFTTALLAMLVDEGSLNWDDPVKKHLPSFKLSDPNANALLTVRDLVTHRTGLASHDLLWYHAPWSIEHTLKQVPLLPLDYPFRSGYRYNSITFMAAGRIAEQCGKDKWEKLVRERIVDPLEMKGVTFTTTAIAKDADRALGHQLNKAGKVERMPTYEMKEPNPSGSMNATARDLAAWLQFHVSDGVAPNGKRLVSSKPLLETRSPQNVMRLEGAAKSQFPETVQLSYAMGWVVNDYRGLKVVAHGGLIDGFRIQITLVPDKDLGFAVLTNLHDTRMPMAATNALVDLYCELKPKDWNAYFRKALDDEAEAKKAALAARDKTRDPTAKPSLPLTDFAGKYTHPAYGTATVTHADDKLTATFSNFTYPLEHYERDTFRITAGRFENELATFTVTDGKTKGLALSGIEFKFKK, encoded by the coding sequence ATGCGCTGGACCTTCGCGACCGCGGTTCTAATCGTGCCTTTCGCTCACGTGCGCGCGGACGAGCCGAAACCGGAAGCCGCCGACGCGGTGATAGCTGATGCGCTCAAGGCGTTTCAGGTGCCCGGCGCGGCACTCGTGGTCGTGCGCGGCGACCAGACGATTGTACTGAAGGGGTACGGGCACCGATCACTCGACACGAAGGCGCCGGTCACGCCGGACACCTCATTCCCGCTCGCGTCCTGCACGAAGCAATTCACTACGGCGCTCCTGGCGATGCTCGTCGATGAGGGGAGCCTGAATTGGGACGACCCGGTGAAGAAGCACCTGCCGAGTTTTAAGCTCTCCGATCCGAACGCGAACGCGCTGCTCACTGTCCGCGATCTCGTGACGCACCGCACCGGGCTCGCGAGTCACGATCTGCTGTGGTACCACGCGCCGTGGAGCATCGAACACACGCTGAAGCAAGTGCCGCTACTGCCGCTGGATTATCCGTTTCGGAGCGGCTACCGGTACAACAGCATCACGTTCATGGCAGCCGGGCGCATTGCCGAGCAGTGCGGAAAGGACAAGTGGGAGAAACTCGTTCGCGAGCGGATCGTTGATCCACTTGAAATGAAGGGCGTCACGTTCACGACAACGGCGATCGCGAAGGACGCCGACCGCGCGCTCGGCCACCAGCTCAACAAGGCCGGGAAGGTCGAGCGGATGCCGACTTACGAGATGAAGGAGCCGAACCCGTCCGGTTCGATGAACGCGACCGCACGTGACCTCGCCGCATGGCTGCAATTTCACGTCTCCGACGGGGTCGCTCCCAACGGAAAGCGGCTCGTTTCCTCAAAGCCGTTACTCGAAACCCGTTCGCCACAAAACGTGATGCGCCTGGAAGGTGCGGCAAAGTCGCAGTTCCCGGAGACGGTACAACTGAGCTACGCGATGGGCTGGGTGGTGAACGACTATCGCGGGCTGAAAGTCGTTGCTCACGGCGGCTTGATTGACGGGTTCCGCATTCAAATCACGCTCGTTCCGGACAAGGATTTGGGCTTCGCGGTGCTGACCAACTTGCACGACACGCGAATGCCGATGGCCGCGACGAACGCGCTTGTTGATTTGTACTGCGAGCTGAAGCCGAAAGATTGGAACGCTTATTTCCGTAAAGCGCTCGATGATGAGGCGGAAGCGAAGAAGGCCGCACTTGCGGCCCGTGACAAAACTCGCGATCCGACCGCGAAGCCGTCGCTCCCGCTGACCGACTTCGCGGGCAAGTACACGCACCCGGCCTACGGTACTGCGACCGTCACGCACGCCGACGACAAACTCACTGCGACCTTCAGTAACTTCACGTACCCGCTGGAGCACTACGAACGCGACACGTTCCGAATCACCGCCGGGCGCTTCGAGAACGAACTCGCCACGTTTACCGTGACAGATGGGAAGACGAAAGGATTGGCGCTGTCGGGGATCGAGTTCAAGTTCAAGAAATGA